A genomic region of Coriobacteriaceae bacterium contains the following coding sequences:
- a CDS encoding Tat pathway signal sequence encodes MEKNVKKTIVIPLIITIVVIGILYYVTIPPINIQSVQFWNFLIWCLIIIAVCFGVPRAHDASTSFISDFIDGINREGLGYIFKFRERRAARKQAKADGDKSAVPKRSWLFWVIALIIFLFLGIFVGQIASSPLFNARAYSGLLEVKEGNFAEDISEISMKSVPVVDRDTAVRLGSRTIGEMSDLVSQFAIDEGADSYTQINYESQPYRVAPLIYADPIKWLMNTWEGLPGFVTVNMATQDTQLVRLPEGHYMHISTGEHFNNYLYRYVRFQFPFEIFGEAAFELNDEGEPYWIVPTVKMRIGLFGGEDYDGAILVNACTGETTKYALDEVPSWCDKVFTADLVYGQLGYYGKYRSGFINSLIGQTGVLVPTGSPAPGLFNDSESSSSVGGGYNYLAINDDVYMYTGMTSANSDESLVGFALVNLRTKEPRYYTCAGATESSAMSSAEGQVQQMSYKATFPLLLNIADRPTYFLSLKDAAGLVKMYAFVDVQQYQIVGTGSTVADAQNAYIAALTNDDQVEIDEGAIAESGILPSVDGQIEAIESVVFDGNTRYYFKLAGDPMIYIAGISANENMPFLRAGSRVSVMYTEKDNTREVTALTLL; translated from the coding sequence ATGGAAAAGAACGTGAAGAAGACGATCGTCATTCCGCTGATCATCACGATCGTCGTCATCGGGATTCTCTACTACGTGACCATCCCGCCCATCAACATCCAGAGCGTGCAGTTCTGGAACTTCCTGATTTGGTGCCTCATCATCATCGCGGTGTGCTTTGGCGTTCCGCGTGCGCACGATGCCTCGACCAGCTTCATCTCCGATTTCATCGATGGCATCAACCGCGAGGGTCTCGGCTACATCTTCAAGTTCCGCGAGCGTCGCGCAGCTCGCAAGCAAGCCAAGGCGGATGGCGACAAGTCCGCCGTGCCCAAGCGCAGCTGGCTGTTCTGGGTCATCGCGCTCATCATCTTCCTCTTCCTCGGCATCTTCGTCGGGCAGATCGCGAGCTCCCCGCTCTTCAACGCACGAGCCTACTCGGGCCTGCTTGAAGTCAAGGAAGGCAACTTTGCCGAGGACATCTCCGAGATTTCGATGAAGAGCGTGCCCGTCGTCGATCGCGATACGGCCGTGCGTCTCGGCTCGCGCACCATCGGCGAGATGAGCGACCTGGTGAGCCAGTTTGCCATCGACGAGGGAGCCGATTCCTATACCCAGATCAATTACGAGAGCCAGCCCTATCGCGTGGCACCGCTGATTTACGCCGACCCCATCAAGTGGCTTATGAACACCTGGGAGGGTCTGCCTGGCTTCGTCACGGTCAACATGGCCACGCAGGACACGCAGCTCGTGCGCCTGCCCGAGGGCCACTACATGCATATCTCCACGGGCGAACACTTCAACAACTACCTGTATCGCTACGTGCGCTTCCAGTTCCCGTTCGAGATTTTCGGCGAGGCGGCTTTCGAGCTTAACGACGAGGGCGAGCCGTACTGGATCGTGCCCACCGTCAAGATGCGCATCGGCCTGTTTGGCGGCGAGGATTACGATGGCGCCATTCTCGTGAACGCCTGCACGGGCGAGACCACGAAGTACGCGCTCGATGAAGTGCCCAGCTGGTGCGACAAGGTCTTCACGGCTGACCTCGTCTACGGGCAGCTTGGCTATTACGGCAAGTATCGTTCGGGCTTCATCAACTCGCTCATCGGCCAGACCGGCGTACTCGTGCCCACGGGCTCTCCTGCACCGGGGCTGTTCAATGACTCCGAGAGCTCTTCGAGCGTCGGCGGCGGGTACAACTATCTCGCGATCAATGACGACGTCTACATGTACACGGGCATGACGAGCGCCAACAGCGATGAGTCGCTCGTCGGATTTGCGCTCGTCAACCTGCGCACCAAGGAGCCGCGCTACTACACCTGCGCGGGTGCGACCGAGTCCTCGGCCATGTCGTCTGCCGAGGGCCAGGTACAGCAGATGAGCTACAAAGCGACCTTCCCGTTGTTGCTCAACATCGCCGACAGGCCCACGTACTTCCTGTCGCTCAAGGATGCGGCTGGCCTGGTCAAGATGTACGCGTTCGTCGACGTGCAGCAGTACCAGATCGTCGGCACGGGCTCGACGGTCGCCGATGCGCAGAACGCCTACATCGCGGCGCTCACCAACGACGACCAGGTTGAGATCGACGAGGGAGCCATTGCCGAAAGTGGCATCCTGCCTTCGGTGGATGGCCAGATCGAGGCCATCGAGTCGGTGGTCTTCGATGGCAACACGCGGTACTACTTCAAGCTCGCCGGTGATCCGATGATCTACATCGCGGGTATTTCGGCCAACGAGAACATGCCGTTCTTGCGGGCCGGGTCACGCGTGTCGGTGATGTACACCGAGAAGGACAACACGCGCGAGGTCACAGCGCTCACGCTGCTCTGA
- a CDS encoding 4Fe-4S binding protein, which yields MSKIDTIESISDKLAATSISVVPKRCVYIRNWHSRCRSCLAACQHDAIKRSLGHLSIDSELCTNCGACVAACPTSAMNTTAPSATEIVRQARISAERNAGSAAFICARHAQATHVDTDRVVVLPCLNYLDEYLITGMFALKFKRVVLFTLSCEGCDIDCEQPYFEEMIRSTRQVLDLWKVPGTFATLDEVPATLVLDKPRAQASVIKSDRREAFEQAGASAVGYAWHAVSSAIGSLTGEAAPDPNAQIIMTPEERFAPDSYRSIRLLRMLETIGTHPQGATIDTRFWASVDIDPDRCKHCGACARMCVTQALKYHVDDERRATLSFRPALCVNCHLCRDSCISHSMIYTTKVPAADLVPDVVKFLYKDEGLPQKGSPHIGL from the coding sequence ATGAGCAAGATCGACACCATAGAGAGCATCTCGGACAAGCTGGCCGCGACCTCGATTTCGGTCGTGCCCAAGCGCTGCGTCTACATTCGTAACTGGCATTCGCGTTGCCGCAGCTGTCTGGCAGCCTGTCAGCACGACGCCATCAAGCGCTCGCTCGGCCATCTTTCCATCGACTCGGAGCTCTGCACCAACTGCGGTGCCTGCGTGGCGGCCTGCCCCACATCGGCCATGAACACGACTGCGCCCTCGGCCACGGAAATCGTGCGTCAGGCCCGCATTTCGGCCGAGCGCAACGCCGGCAGCGCGGCGTTCATCTGCGCGCGACATGCCCAGGCAACGCACGTCGATACCGACCGTGTCGTCGTGCTGCCCTGCCTCAACTATCTCGACGAATATCTCATCACCGGCATGTTCGCGCTCAAGTTCAAGCGCGTCGTCCTCTTCACCTTGAGCTGCGAGGGGTGCGACATCGACTGCGAACAACCCTACTTCGAGGAGATGATCCGCAGCACGCGCCAGGTGCTCGACCTGTGGAAGGTGCCCGGCACCTTTGCCACGCTCGACGAGGTGCCAGCCACCCTCGTCCTCGACAAGCCACGTGCGCAGGCGAGCGTCATCAAGTCCGATCGGCGCGAGGCCTTCGAGCAGGCCGGTGCCTCGGCAGTCGGATACGCCTGGCATGCCGTGAGCTCGGCCATCGGCAGCCTCACGGGCGAGGCCGCACCCGACCCCAACGCCCAGATCATCATGACCCCCGAGGAGCGCTTCGCTCCCGACAGCTACCGCAGCATACGCCTGCTCAGGATGCTCGAAACCATCGGCACGCACCCGCAAGGTGCCACCATCGACACGCGCTTCTGGGCCTCGGTCGATATCGATCCCGATCGCTGCAAGCACTGCGGGGCATGTGCGCGCATGTGCGTGACCCAGGCGCTCAAGTACCACGTCGATGACGAGCGACGCGCAACTCTCAGCTTCAGACCCGCGCTCTGTGTGAACTGCCATCTCTGCCGTGATAGCTGCATCTCGCATTCGATGATCTACACGACCAAGGTTCCTGCGGCGGACCTCGTGCCCGACGTCGTCAAATTCCTCTACAAAGACGAGGGGCTTCCCCAGAAGGGAAGCCCCCACATCGGCCTATAA
- a CDS encoding class I tRNA ligase family protein, with protein sequence MHERPEFPERAVVTAGMPYGNKGLHFGHIAGVFVPADVYARFLRDRIGSDNVLFVSGTDCYGSPINEGYRKLVEAGEFDGSIADYVQMNHDAQKAALDAYDISLDIYEGSGIGLSGIKQQEMTDAFITRLYDNGWLEKLSTPQFYDAQAGTFLNGRQVIGRCPVQGCKSEKAYADECDLGHQYDPVDLIAPKSALTGETPEMREVSNWYFELPRFHDLIAAHIEQVAGQCGTRRVLVDEVESFLAPPIIYVQEKFADDFVAIEAELPPHSVLPAEKGKSSFGVEFASIVERERAVEVMHAHGLRFRTGKTLVPFRLTGNIEWGVKAPDLDGTLPDATVWCWPESLWAPIAFSQAALEESGRDASDWRTWWCSDDAKVYQFIGQDNIYFYGVAQTALWQGTQAGHEPRVDGTGDELRQTTLVPNYHILFMGKKASSSGAIKPPMAAELLDYYTPEQLRSHWISLGLGVKPASFSPKVLDPNANEKVPDPVLKESALLTNIFNRIARSCFYTAQKHCDDRLPLGGPSEDVRAACEQAVLEYEEHMACFEMHAVMAQMDEFLRGINKWWASESRNALAEDAPEGAVEALLRDAFHYLRCATLLMHPIVPRGCELIFEHLAIEPKDASCGAQDAGFFNWCHVFESIDFWATDEERAVGSKPLKELPPRFDFFKKHPSQYEDMA encoded by the coding sequence GTGCACGAACGTCCCGAATTTCCCGAGCGCGCCGTCGTCACGGCGGGCATGCCCTACGGTAACAAGGGCCTCCACTTTGGCCATATCGCCGGCGTCTTCGTGCCGGCCGATGTCTATGCCCGCTTCCTGCGCGATCGCATCGGGTCGGATAACGTGCTGTTCGTGAGCGGCACCGATTGCTACGGTTCTCCCATCAACGAGGGTTACCGCAAGCTCGTCGAGGCTGGCGAGTTCGATGGCAGCATCGCCGATTACGTGCAGATGAATCATGACGCGCAGAAGGCCGCACTCGACGCCTACGACATCAGCCTCGACATCTACGAGGGAAGTGGCATCGGGCTTTCCGGCATCAAACAGCAGGAGATGACCGATGCCTTCATCACGCGCCTCTACGACAATGGCTGGCTCGAGAAGCTTTCTACTCCCCAGTTCTACGACGCGCAAGCGGGCACCTTCCTCAACGGTCGCCAGGTCATCGGGCGTTGCCCCGTGCAGGGCTGCAAGTCCGAGAAGGCCTACGCCGACGAATGCGACCTGGGTCACCAGTACGATCCGGTCGACCTCATCGCTCCCAAATCCGCGCTTACCGGCGAGACTCCCGAGATGCGCGAGGTGAGCAACTGGTACTTCGAGCTGCCGCGCTTCCATGACCTCATCGCCGCGCACATCGAGCAGGTTGCGGGCCAGTGCGGTACGCGTCGCGTGCTCGTCGACGAGGTCGAGTCCTTCCTCGCGCCGCCCATCATCTACGTTCAGGAAAAGTTCGCCGACGACTTCGTCGCCATCGAGGCAGAGCTGCCGCCGCACTCCGTGCTGCCGGCTGAGAAGGGCAAGAGCTCATTTGGCGTGGAGTTCGCGAGCATTGTCGAGCGCGAACGCGCCGTCGAGGTCATGCATGCTCACGGCCTGCGTTTCCGCACGGGCAAAACGCTCGTCCCCTTCCGGCTGACCGGCAACATCGAGTGGGGCGTGAAGGCTCCGGATCTGGACGGCACGCTGCCGGATGCCACGGTGTGGTGCTGGCCGGAGTCGCTGTGGGCGCCCATCGCGTTTTCGCAGGCGGCGCTCGAGGAGAGCGGCCGTGATGCGAGTGATTGGCGCACCTGGTGGTGCTCGGATGACGCGAAGGTCTACCAGTTCATCGGACAGGACAACATCTACTTCTACGGCGTCGCGCAGACGGCGTTGTGGCAGGGCACGCAGGCCGGTCACGAGCCACGCGTCGATGGCACGGGCGACGAGCTGCGCCAGACGACGCTCGTTCCCAACTACCACATCCTCTTCATGGGCAAGAAGGCTTCGAGCTCGGGCGCGATCAAACCGCCGATGGCCGCCGAGCTGCTCGATTACTACACGCCCGAGCAACTACGCTCGCATTGGATTTCGCTGGGCCTGGGCGTCAAGCCCGCGAGTTTCTCGCCCAAGGTGCTCGACCCGAACGCCAACGAGAAGGTGCCCGATCCCGTCCTCAAGGAAAGCGCGCTGCTCACTAACATCTTCAACCGCATTGCACGCTCGTGCTTCTACACGGCGCAGAAGCACTGCGACGATCGCCTGCCGCTGGGTGGGCCGAGCGAGGACGTGCGTGCCGCGTGCGAGCAAGCGGTACTCGAATACGAGGAACACATGGCTTGCTTCGAGATGCATGCCGTGATGGCGCAGATGGACGAGTTCTTGCGTGGCATCAACAAGTGGTGGGCAAGCGAGAGCCGTAACGCGCTTGCCGAGGATGCGCCCGAAGGTGCCGTTGAGGCGCTGCTGCGCGACGCGTTCCATTATCTGCGCTGCGCCACGCTGCTCATGCATCCCATTGTGCCGCGTGGCTGCGAGCTCATCTTCGAGCATCTCGCCATCGAGCCGAAGGACGCTTCGTGCGGGGCGCAGGATGCGGGCTTCTTCAACTGGTGTCACGTCTTCGAGTCCATAGATTTCTGGGCTACCGATGAGGAGCGTGCCGTGGGAAGCAAGCCGCTCAAGGAGCTACCGCCGCGTTTCGACTTCTTCAAGAAGCATCCCAGTCAGTACGAGGATATGGCATAA
- the nhaA gene encoding Na+/H+ antiporter NhaA has translation MTNQHDDTDAREDFSDTPIIPGPDNPDPDGLFIAEVQGRNKRLRQLIQFTHSSTKAAAIMLVAAIIALIVANTPAHGPFLEFWHTQVSVGIGPFHGEMSFAHIINDIFMAVFFLLVGLEIKYEMTAGELTNIRQAILPILGALGGVLAPIVIYLIFNATHPEAFMGWGVPTATDIAFALGILSLLGSRVPNGVRVFLSTLAVADDIIAILVIAIFYGESPDLFWLAAAAVVFVALIVMNRMHVYSLVPYVLVGCVLWFCVFSSGIHSTIAGVLLAFAIPSGSRVNLDNFFDWSNKRLRMANSFYEGDETPLVAQKDYITTVSSLSKISKQAVPPATRLEHKLYPWVYFLILPLFALTNADVAVTGLDLAMVTSSPVVLGVFCGLVFGKPIGIMLFSFITIKTKIAQLPEFVTWRHMFGASVLGGVGFTMAIFVANLAYADAMLITEAKLSILVASTVAGIVGFVLLFLQAKADQKRGISYVTVVPDDGNVSHADAEMGRDSEELVDSLGDEELSERMRMAHESATVPGELKIEVKNV, from the coding sequence ATGACCAACCAACATGACGATACTGACGCGCGCGAGGACTTCTCCGACACGCCCATCATTCCCGGTCCCGATAATCCCGACCCCGACGGGCTGTTCATCGCTGAGGTGCAAGGTCGCAACAAGCGACTGCGCCAGCTCATCCAGTTCACGCACTCGTCCACGAAGGCCGCGGCCATCATGCTCGTGGCTGCCATCATCGCACTCATCGTTGCCAACACGCCCGCGCACGGGCCCTTCCTCGAGTTCTGGCACACGCAAGTCTCCGTCGGCATAGGGCCTTTTCATGGCGAGATGTCGTTTGCGCACATCATCAACGACATCTTCATGGCCGTGTTCTTCCTGCTCGTCGGCCTCGAGATCAAGTACGAGATGACGGCCGGCGAGCTCACCAACATCCGCCAGGCCATCCTGCCGATTCTCGGCGCGTTGGGCGGCGTGCTCGCCCCCATAGTCATCTACCTCATCTTCAACGCGACGCACCCCGAGGCGTTCATGGGCTGGGGCGTGCCGACCGCGACCGACATCGCCTTTGCCCTCGGCATCCTGTCGCTTCTGGGGAGCCGCGTGCCCAACGGCGTGCGCGTGTTCCTCTCGACGCTGGCTGTCGCAGACGACATCATCGCCATCCTCGTCATCGCCATCTTCTACGGCGAGAGCCCCGATCTGTTCTGGCTGGCTGCTGCCGCCGTCGTCTTCGTCGCGCTCATCGTCATGAACCGCATGCACGTCTATTCGCTCGTACCCTACGTGCTCGTGGGCTGCGTGCTGTGGTTCTGCGTGTTCTCTTCGGGCATTCACTCGACGATTGCCGGTGTGCTGCTCGCGTTTGCCATTCCGTCGGGTTCGCGCGTCAACCTCGACAACTTCTTCGACTGGTCCAACAAGCGCCTGCGCATGGCCAACAGCTTTTACGAGGGCGACGAGACGCCGCTCGTGGCGCAGAAGGACTACATCACCACGGTCTCGAGCCTGAGCAAGATATCCAAGCAGGCGGTGCCCCCGGCCACGCGTCTTGAGCACAAACTCTATCCATGGGTCTACTTCCTCATTTTGCCCCTATTTGCGTTGACCAACGCTGACGTCGCGGTGACGGGGCTCGACCTCGCGATGGTCACATCTTCGCCGGTCGTGCTCGGCGTGTTCTGCGGCTTGGTGTTTGGCAAGCCCATTGGCATCATGTTGTTCAGCTTCATCACGATTAAGACGAAGATTGCGCAACTACCCGAGTTCGTGACCTGGCGTCACATGTTTGGTGCGTCGGTGCTCGGCGGCGTCGGTTTCACGATGGCCATTTTCGTGGCGAACCTCGCCTATGCGGATGCGATGCTCATCACCGAGGCCAAGCTCTCGATTCTGGTTGCGTCGACGGTTGCCGGCATCGTAGGCTTTGTGCTGCTGTTTCTGCAAGCCAAGGCAGATCAGAAGCGCGGCATCAGCTATGTCACCGTGGTGCCCGACGACGGCAACGTCTCGCATGCGGATGCCGAGATGGGCCGCGATTCCGAGGAACTTGTCGATTCGCTGGGTGACGAGGAGCTTTCCGAGCGCATGCGGATGGCGCATGAGAGTGCGACCGTACCCGGCGAGCTCAAGATCGAAGTCAAGAACGTGTAG
- a CDS encoding molybdenum cofactor biosynthesis protein MoaE, with protein sequence MKESPSMDQWLAEAKADESAPRCGMYLAHNGTVRELPKKLVREGIDDGTKVTGMNFSYDAAAVDAAVEEALTWPGIEYVRVWLNEGTLSVGDDIMYVLIGGDIRPNVIDALQNLVGKIKNEMVQEVEIAG encoded by the coding sequence ATGAAGGAATCACCGTCCATGGACCAGTGGCTCGCCGAGGCAAAGGCTGACGAGAGCGCACCGCGCTGCGGCATGTATCTTGCGCATAACGGTACCGTGCGCGAGCTGCCCAAGAAGCTCGTGCGCGAGGGCATTGATGACGGCACGAAGGTTACGGGCATGAACTTCAGCTATGATGCCGCTGCCGTGGATGCTGCCGTGGAGGAAGCGCTCACCTGGCCGGGCATCGAGTACGTGCGCGTATGGCTCAACGAGGGTACGCTGTCCGTGGGTGACGACATCATGTACGTGCTCATCGGTGGCGACATTCGCCCCAACGTGATTGACGCGCTTCAGAATCTCGTGGGCAAGATCAAGAACGAGATGGTGCAGGAAGTCGAAATCGCGGGCTAG
- a CDS encoding cold-shock protein, which yields MAEGTVKWFNPDKGYGFISREDGDDLFVHFSEIQMDGFKTLDEGDKVNFEVTTGQNGKLQASNVTKA from the coding sequence ATGGCTGAAGGTACGGTTAAGTGGTTCAATCCCGACAAGGGCTACGGCTTCATCTCTCGTGAGGATGGCGACGATCTGTTCGTGCATTTCTCCGAGATTCAGATGGACGGCTTCAAGACTCTTGACGAGGGCGACAAAGTCAACTTCGAGGTGACGACGGGCCAGAACGGCAAGCTGCAGGCGAGCAACGTCACCAAGGCTTAA
- a CDS encoding epoxyqueuosine reductase QueH, with protein sequence MSSGTRMLLHACCGPCSLEPTRIFAQEDVEFSIHYANSNIFPPEEYEHRLSTLREHVCDPQDIELIEGDYDPSAWEREVAVYGTDREARCRACYRLRFEETAREAKKRGFDTISTTLTISPYQLTDVILEELEAAAARHGLNVDARDFRDRYQEATRISREKGMYRQNYCGCRFSIAEAQAQREAAKMQRDQEKHIRHVALLCMAAEGVRTQK encoded by the coding sequence ATGTCTAGCGGCACACGCATGCTTCTGCACGCCTGCTGCGGGCCGTGTTCGCTTGAGCCTACCCGCATTTTCGCGCAAGAAGACGTCGAGTTCTCAATCCACTACGCCAACTCGAACATCTTTCCACCCGAGGAATACGAACACCGTCTCTCCACGCTCAGAGAGCATGTATGCGATCCGCAGGATATCGAGCTCATCGAGGGTGATTACGATCCGAGCGCCTGGGAGCGCGAGGTCGCCGTATACGGCACCGACCGCGAAGCTCGCTGCCGTGCCTGCTACCGACTGCGCTTCGAGGAAACGGCTCGCGAGGCCAAAAAGCGAGGCTTCGACACGATCTCAACGACGCTCACCATCAGCCCGTACCAACTGACGGACGTCATCCTCGAGGAGCTCGAGGCGGCGGCTGCGCGTCACGGGCTCAACGTCGATGCGCGTGACTTCCGCGACCGCTACCAAGAGGCAACGCGCATCAGCCGCGAGAAGGGCATGTACCGCCAGAACTACTGCGGCTGTCGCTTCTCCATCGCCGAGGCGCAGGCACAGCGCGAAGCCGCCAAGATGCAACGTGACCAGGAGAAGCACATCCGCCACGTGGCGTTGCTTTGCATGGCCGCCGAGGGCGTTCGCACCCAGAAATAG
- a CDS encoding TetR/AcrR family transcriptional regulator, with translation MNEVFGFNLNETRLAVVNAFEKLLKEKPFDEISVTQICNEASISRATFYYHFKDKWDICQWHYGVIAEHFLFQTGRTLNWFQANFLNTTAFAEHDTLYRWGFGMEGYQSLFEHAKRRRIQTLRETIVDYKHEKLDPELEFQIVALADAEVGGVTHWFVGNMPYSIETLCRYLDDAVPRRLYNMLNEPADDTISRLFSL, from the coding sequence ATGAATGAGGTCTTTGGGTTCAACCTGAACGAAACTCGACTCGCTGTTGTGAACGCCTTTGAGAAGCTGCTGAAGGAGAAGCCCTTCGACGAGATCTCCGTAACCCAGATCTGCAACGAAGCGAGCATATCGCGCGCGACCTTCTACTATCATTTCAAGGACAAATGGGACATATGCCAGTGGCACTACGGCGTCATCGCCGAGCATTTCCTCTTCCAGACGGGACGCACCCTCAACTGGTTCCAAGCAAACTTCCTCAACACGACCGCATTTGCCGAACACGACACGCTCTATCGATGGGGCTTTGGCATGGAAGGCTATCAATCACTCTTCGAGCATGCCAAGCGTCGGCGTATCCAGACGCTGCGCGAGACAATCGTCGACTACAAGCACGAAAAGCTCGATCCGGAGTTGGAATTCCAGATTGTGGCATTGGCAGATGCCGAAGTCGGCGGTGTCACGCACTGGTTCGTCGGAAACATGCCGTACAGCATTGAGACCCTATGCAGGTATCTTGACGACGCTGTTCCACGAAGGCTCTACAACATGCTGAACGAGCCGGCTGATGACACCATCTCACGCCTCTTCAGCCTATAG